One part of the Thermoanaerobacterium sp. CMT5567-10 genome encodes these proteins:
- a CDS encoding FHA domain-containing protein translates to MYQLAANILKYVLLLLIYLFLYRVFKIIYLDIKGVRKEREVTKAKLVSLSGRGSFNLFEVTTIGRADDCDIVVENPYVSSKHAMIRKKGKKFVIQDLNSTNGTYVNGKRVKNIARIKNNDVIKFGNEEYRFLI, encoded by the coding sequence ATGTATCAACTGGCAGCAAATATATTAAAATATGTATTATTACTGCTTATATATCTATTTTTGTACAGAGTTTTTAAAATTATATATCTTGATATAAAAGGCGTAAGAAAAGAGAGAGAAGTGACAAAGGCAAAACTGGTGTCACTTTCTGGTAGGGGCAGCTTTAATCTTTTTGAGGTGACTACGATAGGAAGAGCTGATGACTGTGATATAGTCGTGGAGAATCCTTACGTTTCCAGCAAACATGCCATGATAAGGAAGAAAGGTAAAAAATTCGTCATACAAGATTTGAATAGCACCAATGGCACATATGTAAATGGAAAGCGTGTCAAAAATATAGCTAGGATTAAAAACAATGATGTAATAAAATTTGGCAATGAAGAGTACAGATTTTTGATTTAA